The following proteins are co-located in the Labrys monachus genome:
- a CDS encoding FkbM family methyltransferase, translated as MFNRIRRSFQLRHIQEHTFLDDHLDSDSLVIDLGFNRGLFSLHVLNLYRCQVLAFEPVSELFDARPTGRGLTVVHGAVGGEEKEILIHKSLGTDASSKFKLTEESLGDETVDGYSLERVFSMITDKEISLVKVDIEGSEIELFGFASDYIIRRSKQYSVEFHDFIDPSMIDDINILFARMKRIGYYRINFSRGNGNVLFVRKDCISIFNYIILNFVIRNVRGLMRIFRRKLSFRAR; from the coding sequence ATGTTTAACAGAATAAGAAGAAGCTTTCAGCTTAGACATATACAGGAGCACACATTTCTGGATGATCATTTAGATTCCGATAGCCTCGTTATAGATCTTGGATTTAACAGGGGATTATTCTCACTGCACGTCTTGAATTTATACCGATGTCAGGTGTTAGCTTTTGAGCCCGTCTCGGAATTGTTCGATGCACGGCCCACTGGCAGGGGGCTTACAGTTGTACATGGGGCAGTCGGCGGTGAAGAAAAAGAAATTCTTATTCATAAGTCGCTTGGAACAGACGCAAGTTCGAAATTTAAGCTTACTGAAGAGTCCCTTGGGGACGAAACGGTAGATGGATATTCTTTAGAAAGAGTTTTTTCTATGATTACCGACAAAGAAATTTCGCTGGTAAAAGTTGATATCGAAGGATCAGAGATTGAATTATTTGGCTTTGCCTCAGATTATATTATAAGAAGATCTAAACAATATTCGGTAGAATTCCATGATTTTATAGATCCCTCCATGATAGATGACATAAACATTCTTTTTGCTCGAATGAAACGTATAGGTTACTATAGAATAAATTTTTCGAGAGGGAATGGTAATGTTTTATTTGTTAGAAAAGATTGCATTTCAATCTTTAATTACATTATATTGAATTTCGTAATAAGAAATGTCCGCGGGCTTATGAGGATATTTCGACGGAAACTTTCCTTTCGGGCGCGGTAA
- a CDS encoding CDP-diacylglycerol diphosphatase, protein MIRTFGRRATGTAMGRAMLRSLMNAGRVFVVQAATVLALLQPAFAADPDALWKIVHGQCVPDQQANGRPAPCVAVSLEGGYAVLKDIVGASQFLLIPTARITGIESPAVLEAATPNYFAAAWAARSWVETALHRSLPREDIGLAINAASARSQNQLHIHIDCLRPDVVDTLRRHADAIGENWSRLPVPLGRHAYLARRLDEAALAADSPFRLLAAGVPAAGADMADQTLVVAGMTFGGDKAGFVLLDGHVDLLAGDLAHGEDLLDHDCSVAK, encoded by the coding sequence GTGATACGCACGTTCGGCCGGCGAGCGACCGGCACGGCGATGGGACGGGCGATGCTGCGCAGCTTGATGAATGCCGGACGGGTCTTCGTCGTCCAGGCCGCAACGGTGCTGGCTCTCCTCCAGCCGGCGTTCGCCGCGGATCCGGACGCCCTGTGGAAGATCGTCCATGGGCAATGCGTGCCGGACCAGCAGGCGAACGGCAGGCCCGCGCCCTGCGTTGCCGTCAGCCTCGAGGGTGGCTACGCCGTGCTGAAGGATATCGTCGGGGCCAGCCAGTTCCTGCTGATCCCGACGGCGCGGATCACCGGCATCGAGAGCCCGGCCGTGCTCGAGGCCGCCACGCCGAATTATTTCGCCGCCGCCTGGGCCGCGCGGTCCTGGGTCGAGACGGCGCTCCACCGTTCCCTGCCGCGTGAGGACATCGGCCTGGCGATCAACGCGGCCTCCGCCCGCAGCCAGAACCAGCTGCACATCCATATCGACTGCCTGCGGCCCGACGTCGTCGACACGCTGCGGCGTCATGCCGATGCGATCGGGGAGAACTGGTCGCGCCTGCCGGTGCCGCTCGGCCGCCATGCCTATCTCGCCCGGCGGCTGGACGAGGCGGCGCTCGCGGCCGACAGCCCCTTCCGGCTCCTCGCGGCCGGCGTGCCGGCAGCCGGCGCCGACATGGCGGACCAGACCCTCGTCGTCGCCGGCATGACGTTCGGCGGCGACAAGGCCGGCTTCGTCCTGCTCGACGGCCATGTCGATCTCCTCGCCGGCGATCTCGCCCATGGCGAGGACCTGCTGGACCATGACTGCTCGGTGGCGAAATAG
- a CDS encoding glycosyltransferase: MTIDQTPLSIGIVCASLSRAAGGILPIMQAHASQFTARGNQVVAYGVEDACSEADRASWAPVSPRIAAPIVKRFAYAPAMARDLDQASHHILHQHGLWLYPSVAVSRWRRRTGRPVVISTQGMLEPWALANARVKKKVAAALFERANLSSAACIHCSEAEVPGIRAFGLRNPVAVIPNGASLPDPTLRRPRPAWLPDDGKRTLLFLGRLHPKKGIKESLDAWSVLRTQAPHVAANWRLVVAGWDDGGHAEAFIAHARALGLSDVIFPGAVFGEAKEAAFAHADAFLLGSYSEGFPMAVLEAWSHGLPVFMTRECNIPEGFQQGAAVEVTTAPASQAHVLAQHLAGPDLPKIGARGRALVARRFSWSSVADELLSTYAWLLGDGSRPSSVTLD, translated from the coding sequence GTGACGATCGACCAAACACCCCTATCAATCGGCATCGTCTGCGCGAGCCTTTCCCGCGCCGCCGGAGGCATCCTGCCGATCATGCAGGCCCATGCCAGCCAGTTCACGGCGCGCGGCAACCAGGTGGTTGCGTACGGCGTGGAGGACGCCTGCTCGGAAGCGGACCGTGCCTCCTGGGCGCCGGTCTCGCCGCGCATCGCCGCTCCCATCGTGAAGCGCTTCGCCTATGCCCCGGCGATGGCGCGGGATCTCGATCAGGCGTCCCACCATATCCTGCACCAGCATGGCCTGTGGCTCTATCCCTCCGTCGCCGTCTCGCGCTGGCGGCGGCGGACGGGGCGGCCGGTCGTGATTTCGACGCAAGGCATGCTGGAGCCCTGGGCCCTGGCGAACGCGCGCGTGAAGAAGAAGGTCGCGGCCGCCCTCTTCGAGCGGGCCAACCTGTCATCAGCGGCCTGCATCCATTGCTCGGAGGCGGAAGTGCCGGGCATCCGCGCCTTCGGCCTTCGCAATCCGGTGGCGGTGATCCCGAACGGCGCCAGCCTTCCCGACCCGACATTGCGCCGCCCCCGCCCGGCATGGCTGCCCGACGACGGGAAGCGCACGCTGCTGTTCCTCGGCCGCCTGCATCCGAAGAAGGGCATCAAGGAGAGTCTGGACGCATGGTCGGTCCTTCGGACGCAGGCTCCGCACGTCGCGGCGAACTGGCGTCTCGTCGTGGCGGGCTGGGATGACGGCGGCCACGCCGAGGCCTTCATCGCGCATGCCCGCGCTCTTGGCCTTTCCGACGTGATCTTTCCCGGCGCGGTCTTCGGCGAGGCGAAGGAAGCGGCCTTCGCCCATGCCGACGCCTTCCTGCTCGGCTCCTATTCGGAAGGCTTTCCGATGGCGGTATTGGAGGCCTGGTCCCATGGACTGCCGGTCTTCATGACGCGCGAATGCAACATACCCGAGGGATTCCAACAGGGCGCCGCGGTCGAGGTGACGACGGCTCCCGCCTCGCAGGCCCATGTGCTGGCCCAACATCTCGCGGGTCCGGACCTGCCGAAAATCGGCGCACGTGGCAGAGCGTTGGTTGCCCGGCGTTTTTCCTGGTCGTCCGTAGCGGATGAACTCCTGTCGACCTATGCATGGCTTTTGGGCGATGGGAGCCGGCCGAGCTCCGTCACGCTCGATTGA
- a CDS encoding colanic acid biosynthesis acetyltransferase WcaF: MRVDGGGPVADQPAVPGGGPIDRPASYVLDIAANRRERKWSRGEMARRILWEILRGPFFAWTPRPFWGWRRGLLRLFGAQVGRHVCIHPTARIAIPWNLRIGDMASVGDRAIIYNLGPVDIGRAATISQNAHLCAGTHDYRRADMLLLKMPIVIGEGAWICADAFVGPGATVGAFSIVGARAVVLKSVPDGVIVAGNPARFVRTRPPMVQS; this comes from the coding sequence ATGAGGGTCGACGGGGGAGGGCCGGTTGCAGACCAGCCGGCGGTGCCGGGCGGCGGACCGATCGATCGCCCCGCGAGCTATGTGCTCGATATCGCGGCGAACCGGCGGGAGCGCAAATGGTCGCGTGGGGAGATGGCGCGCCGCATCCTGTGGGAGATCCTGAGAGGCCCGTTTTTCGCCTGGACGCCGCGGCCGTTCTGGGGCTGGCGGCGCGGCCTCCTGCGCCTGTTCGGTGCGCAGGTCGGACGCCATGTCTGCATTCATCCCACGGCGCGCATCGCCATTCCCTGGAACCTGCGGATCGGCGACATGGCTTCGGTGGGGGATCGCGCCATCATCTACAATCTCGGGCCGGTCGACATCGGCCGGGCTGCCACGATCTCGCAGAACGCTCATCTGTGTGCCGGCACGCACGACTATCGCCGCGCCGACATGCTGCTGCTGAAGATGCCGATCGTCATCGGCGAGGGAGCCTGGATCTGCGCCGATGCCTTTGTCGGGCCGGGAGCGACCGTCGGAGCGTTCTCCATCGTCGGCGCGCGTGCCGTCGTGCTCAAGAGCGTTCCTGACGGCGTGATCGTCGCGGGCAATCCGGCGCGGTTCGTGCGCACACGCCCTCCCATGGTCCAGTCATGA
- a CDS encoding amidohydrolase family protein, producing the protein MRIIDTHLHLIDLDRLHYPWLDGEPALKHSFTLAQYKAQAEPAGIEAMLHMEVDVAEADQQKETDWVTSLGDGVIGAIACCRPEHETFPAQIERLAANPKVRGLRRTFHFTPDALPQQPDFAANIRLLARYGLSYDLCCLPRQLPIITRLAAQAPDVQFVLDHCGVPNVRDRELDPWRADIEALSALPNVACKISGVIAYGHRTEWTVDDLRPFVEHAIDCFGWNRVVWGSDWPVCTLTADLAKWVAATHQLLEGTSEDEKIALLSRNATRIYRLAAEG; encoded by the coding sequence ATGCGGATCATCGATACCCATCTGCACCTGATCGACCTCGACCGGCTGCATTATCCCTGGCTCGACGGCGAGCCGGCGCTCAAGCACAGCTTCACGCTGGCGCAGTACAAGGCGCAGGCGGAGCCGGCCGGCATCGAGGCGATGCTGCACATGGAAGTCGACGTCGCGGAGGCCGACCAGCAGAAGGAGACCGACTGGGTCACCTCGCTCGGCGACGGCGTCATCGGCGCCATCGCCTGCTGCCGCCCCGAGCACGAGACCTTCCCGGCCCAGATCGAAAGGCTGGCCGCCAACCCGAAGGTGCGCGGCCTCCGCCGCACCTTCCATTTCACGCCCGACGCCCTGCCCCAGCAGCCGGATTTCGCCGCCAACATCCGCCTGCTGGCACGTTACGGCCTCTCCTACGACCTGTGCTGCCTGCCGCGGCAATTGCCGATCATCACCCGCCTCGCCGCGCAGGCGCCCGACGTGCAGTTCGTGCTCGACCATTGCGGCGTGCCCAATGTGCGGGACCGCGAGCTCGACCCGTGGCGGGCCGACATCGAGGCCCTTTCGGCCCTGCCCAACGTCGCCTGCAAGATCTCGGGCGTCATCGCCTATGGTCACAGGACCGAATGGACGGTCGACGACCTCAGGCCCTTCGTCGAGCACGCCATCGACTGCTTCGGCTGGAACCGCGTCGTCTGGGGCAGCGACTGGCCGGTATGCACGCTGACCGCCGACCTGGCGAAATGGGTGGCGGCGACGCATCAATTGCTCGAAGGCACCAGCGAGGACGAGAAGATCGCGCTGCTCAGCCGCAACGCGACGCGGATCTACAGGCTGGCGGCGGAGGGATGA
- a CDS encoding acyltransferase family protein — translation MPTASLPTKSPQIVRESALSEIDVYRGVAALGVAALHIRELTWIGVQKFWHLHGMELRPGAVIGYMTFPLVWGSIGVPVFFVLSGYCIHQRQAVARSQYGSFCLSPGNFLARRLFRVYPVLIAALFLTLICDYTSGGFYPGSDKLGDIGFRSFIVNIFSLQGAVGRTYGSNGALWTLSVEVQFYILYPLLLVVMSRCGIKITAIALLFGNILSYFLFERLGFVVFSSYYFSWYLGVLLAEGRAIGFMSKELSFVKFRFFVYTLSAVLLVSGCLVFFVSQYISFQIWAFSCSIFLLARLNNEDINFGRLKRTMAWIGAFSFSLYITHLPVSVLVCSILFRSERQMDIYPFFLCLAIAVLFGYIFFLVFERPALGLSRLFRGGQVHSASATRWGA, via the coding sequence ATGCCAACTGCTTCCTTACCGACGAAATCACCTCAAATTGTTAGAGAATCCGCTTTGAGTGAGATTGATGTGTATCGTGGAGTTGCGGCCCTTGGAGTCGCGGCACTGCATATACGGGAGCTTACGTGGATTGGCGTACAAAAATTTTGGCACCTGCATGGAATGGAACTTAGACCAGGAGCAGTTATTGGCTACATGACATTTCCGCTGGTATGGGGATCCATTGGAGTGCCAGTATTTTTTGTTCTCAGTGGGTATTGTATTCATCAGAGGCAGGCGGTGGCTCGGAGTCAATATGGATCTTTTTGCCTGTCCCCGGGTAATTTTCTAGCAAGGCGTTTATTTAGAGTATATCCCGTTCTTATCGCTGCACTATTTCTAACTTTAATTTGTGATTACACGAGTGGCGGATTTTATCCTGGCAGTGATAAGCTGGGAGATATCGGATTTCGGTCTTTTATTGTCAATATTTTTTCTCTTCAAGGGGCGGTGGGTCGAACGTATGGCTCCAACGGGGCATTATGGACGCTTTCTGTTGAAGTTCAATTTTATATACTATATCCGTTGCTGTTGGTTGTGATGTCGCGATGTGGGATAAAAATCACAGCAATAGCACTTCTATTTGGTAATATTCTCTCATATTTCTTGTTTGAGCGTTTAGGATTCGTTGTATTTTCGTCTTATTATTTTTCATGGTACCTAGGCGTCCTGTTGGCGGAGGGGCGCGCGATCGGTTTTATGTCTAAAGAGCTTTCCTTTGTGAAGTTTAGATTTTTTGTATATACGCTCAGTGCAGTCCTTTTAGTTTCAGGATGTTTGGTGTTTTTTGTATCTCAATATATATCGTTTCAAATTTGGGCATTCTCATGCTCTATTTTTTTACTAGCGAGGTTAAATAATGAAGATATTAATTTTGGTCGATTAAAGAGAACGATGGCATGGATCGGAGCTTTTAGTTTCTCCCTCTATATTACTCATCTGCCCGTTAGCGTTCTTGTGTGTTCAATTTTATTTAGATCGGAGCGTCAAATGGACATATATCCGTTTTTCTTATGCCTGGCGATTGCTGTTTTGTTTGGGTATATATTTTTCCTCGTTTTCGAGCGGCCCGCTTTGGGTCTTTCTCGACTATTCCGGGGAGGCCAGGTCCATTCGGCTTCCGCTACACGTTGGGGGGCGTAA
- a CDS encoding UDP-glucuronic acid decarboxylase family protein encodes MSIGKRVLVTGGAGFLGSHLCERLLDRGNEVICADNFFSSTRRNVEHLIGNRRFELMRHDVTFPLYVEVDEIFNLACPASPVHYQFDPVQTTKTSVIGAINMLGLAKRVKAKVLQASTSEVYGDPTIHPQPESYWGNVNPIGFRSCYDEGKRCAETLFFDYRRQHNLPIKVVRIFNTYGPRMHPHDGRVVSNFIVQALKGEDITVYGDGSQTRSFCYADDLVEAILRMMDTPHEVTGPINIGNPNEFTIRELAELVIELTGSTSRIISERLPSDDPKQRKPDIGQARSVLGWEPLTQLREGLGKTIAYFDQLLAEGETFKRKRQGVM; translated from the coding sequence ATGAGTATTGGAAAGCGTGTTCTCGTGACGGGCGGCGCCGGCTTTCTCGGCTCGCATCTGTGCGAGCGTCTTCTGGATCGCGGCAACGAAGTCATCTGCGCGGACAACTTCTTCTCCTCGACCAGGCGCAATGTCGAGCACCTCATCGGCAACCGCCGCTTCGAGCTGATGCGGCATGACGTGACCTTCCCCCTCTATGTCGAGGTGGACGAGATCTTCAACCTCGCCTGTCCGGCATCGCCCGTGCACTACCAGTTCGATCCGGTGCAGACGACGAAGACGAGCGTGATCGGCGCCATCAACATGCTGGGGCTGGCCAAGCGGGTGAAGGCCAAGGTCCTGCAGGCATCGACATCGGAAGTCTATGGCGACCCGACGATCCATCCGCAGCCCGAATCCTATTGGGGCAATGTCAACCCCATCGGGTTTCGTTCCTGCTACGACGAGGGCAAGCGCTGCGCCGAGACGCTGTTCTTCGACTACCGGCGCCAGCACAACCTGCCCATCAAGGTGGTACGCATCTTCAACACCTACGGGCCGCGCATGCATCCCCATGACGGGCGCGTGGTGTCGAACTTCATCGTTCAGGCGTTGAAGGGGGAGGATATCACCGTCTATGGCGACGGCTCGCAGACGCGGTCGTTCTGCTACGCCGACGATCTCGTCGAGGCCATCCTGCGCATGATGGACACGCCGCACGAGGTGACCGGCCCGATCAATATCGGTAATCCCAACGAATTCACCATTCGGGAACTCGCCGAACTCGTGATCGAGCTCACCGGGTCGACATCCCGCATCATCTCCGAGCGGCTGCCGTCGGACGATCCCAAGCAGCGTAAACCCGATATCGGGCAGGCCCGCTCGGTTCTCGGCTGGGAGCCGCTCACGCAGCTCAGGGAAGGGCTCGGAAAGACCATCGCCTATTTCGATCAACTTCTCGCGGAGGGCGAGACCTTCAAGCGGAAGCGGCAAGGGGTGATGTGA
- a CDS encoding IS5 family transposase: MWTAESRGRMTAISKKTKRYPSDLTDEEWERIAPLMPAPGRTGRPREVEFREVVNAVRYLVRSGCGWRMLPVHFGPWRTIYGWFRELARRFLFQTIHDVELMLDRERSGREASPTAAVVDSQSVKAPHAETRGYDAGKKIVGRKRHIAVDTDGRLLMVHLTPADISDSAGAQMILDAIRKRWPWVKHLFADGAYDRLKLMDKAAYLDFVLEIIRRSQEQAGLQVLPRRWVVERTFGWMMRWRRLVRDYERRTDVSIAMIHVAMGGILIRRNAHP, encoded by the coding sequence ATGTGGACAGCAGAGAGCCGAGGGCGAATGACCGCCATATCGAAGAAGACGAAGCGCTACCCGTCTGATCTGACGGACGAGGAATGGGAGCGGATCGCGCCGCTGATGCCCGCGCCCGGTCGGACGGGGCGTCCCCGTGAGGTGGAGTTCCGGGAGGTCGTCAACGCGGTGCGCTATCTGGTGCGCTCGGGCTGCGGCTGGCGCATGCTGCCGGTGCATTTCGGCCCTTGGCGGACGATCTACGGCTGGTTTCGCGAGCTGGCGCGCCGCTTTCTGTTTCAGACCATCCACGACGTCGAACTGATGCTCGATCGCGAGCGGAGCGGGCGCGAGGCGAGCCCCACGGCGGCGGTCGTCGACAGCCAGTCCGTCAAGGCACCTCATGCCGAAACAAGGGGTTACGACGCAGGCAAGAAGATCGTCGGGCGCAAGCGGCACATCGCGGTCGATACCGACGGACGGCTCTTGATGGTGCACTTGACGCCCGCCGACATCTCCGACAGCGCCGGGGCGCAAATGATCCTGGATGCGATCCGCAAGCGCTGGCCGTGGGTGAAGCATCTCTTCGCCGACGGCGCCTACGACCGGCTGAAGCTGATGGACAAGGCCGCCTATCTCGACTTCGTCCTGGAAATCATTCGACGCAGCCAAGAGCAGGCAGGCCTCCAGGTTCTGCCCCGCCGCTGGGTCGTCGAGCGCACCTTCGGCTGGATGATGCGCTGGCGACGCCTCGTCCGCGACTACGAACGCCGCACCGATGTCTCGATCGCCATGATCCACGTCGCTATGGGCGGCATTCTCATCAGGCGAAACGCCCATCCTTGA
- a CDS encoding glycosyltransferase family 2 protein, translated as MKASVLILTHNEAANLPACLDALSWCDDIVVIDSGSTDETVAVARHHGARVLVRSFDDFAGQRNFGLEQGDFRHEWVVHLDADEVVTPAFVRHLEQLRAQPGIDGYRVPSKLMLFGGWLRYAGMYPTYQVRLGHRDRLRFRQVGHGQREDLPADRIGVFHEPYLHYSFSHGMKRWLEKHVRYAQDEADLILSRRAGAGGPRISMFADNATERRRAAKAMAGKLPLALRPGLRFFYVYFVRQGFRDGRSGFAYALMMSIYEGMIAVLAYEKLFQERRGASKISSVGAQAAPPGK; from the coding sequence ATGAAAGCCTCCGTCCTCATCCTGACCCACAACGAGGCCGCGAACCTGCCGGCGTGTCTCGATGCGCTCTCCTGGTGCGACGACATCGTCGTCATCGATTCCGGGAGCACCGACGAGACGGTCGCGGTGGCCAGGCATCATGGCGCGCGGGTGCTGGTCCGGAGCTTCGACGACTTCGCGGGCCAGCGCAATTTCGGACTGGAGCAGGGCGATTTCCGGCATGAATGGGTCGTCCATCTCGATGCCGATGAGGTCGTCACGCCGGCGTTCGTCAGGCATCTGGAACAGCTGCGTGCCCAACCCGGCATCGACGGCTACCGCGTGCCCTCGAAGCTCATGCTGTTCGGCGGATGGCTGCGCTATGCCGGCATGTACCCGACATATCAGGTGCGGCTCGGACATCGCGACCGGCTGCGTTTCCGCCAGGTCGGCCATGGCCAGCGCGAGGATCTTCCGGCGGACAGGATCGGCGTCTTCCACGAGCCCTATCTTCACTATTCGTTCTCGCACGGCATGAAGCGGTGGCTCGAAAAGCATGTCCGTTATGCTCAGGACGAGGCGGACCTGATTTTGTCAAGACGGGCGGGCGCTGGCGGGCCCCGCATCTCGATGTTCGCCGACAACGCCACGGAGCGCCGTCGCGCGGCGAAGGCCATGGCCGGGAAGCTGCCGCTGGCGCTGCGCCCAGGCCTGCGCTTCTTCTACGTCTACTTCGTCCGTCAGGGATTTCGTGACGGACGTTCCGGATTCGCCTATGCCCTCATGATGTCGATCTATGAAGGCATGATCGCCGTGCTCGCCTACGAGAAATTGTTTCAGGAGAGACGGGGCGCTTCAAAAATATCCTCCGTCGGGGCGCAGGCCGCGCCGCCGGGAAAGTGA
- a CDS encoding class I SAM-dependent methyltransferase, with amino-acid sequence MQSRKEYGYNSSGELGHHHDYLLPSLLRAVKDEGQGRPTRIFDLGCGNGSVAGVLVSKGHQVVGVDPSESGIAAAAGRRSEGLRLEVGSAYDPLAEKFGTFPIVISLEVVEHVYSPREFAKSLFDLVQENGLAVVSTPYHGYLKNLVLALTGAMDRHFTALWDHGHIKFWSPRTLSALLLEAGFKSVEIQRVGRVPPLAKSMIALARK; translated from the coding sequence ATGCAAAGCCGCAAGGAATATGGTTACAACAGCTCGGGTGAGCTCGGTCATCATCACGACTACCTCCTGCCGTCCCTTTTGAGGGCGGTAAAGGATGAGGGGCAGGGGCGGCCCACTCGAATTTTTGACCTCGGCTGCGGAAATGGATCCGTTGCGGGCGTCCTGGTCTCAAAGGGGCACCAGGTCGTTGGGGTCGATCCTTCCGAATCCGGCATTGCTGCGGCTGCCGGTCGGAGGTCCGAAGGGCTTCGGCTTGAGGTTGGATCGGCTTACGATCCACTAGCGGAGAAGTTCGGCACGTTTCCCATCGTCATCAGTCTGGAGGTGGTGGAACACGTCTATTCTCCCAGGGAGTTCGCCAAGAGCCTGTTCGATCTGGTGCAGGAAAATGGTTTGGCTGTGGTGTCCACGCCCTATCACGGTTACCTGAAGAATCTCGTCTTGGCGCTGACGGGGGCGATGGATCGTCATTTCACCGCGCTGTGGGATCATGGACATATCAAGTTCTGGTCGCCGAGAACCTTGTCGGCATTGCTTCTCGAAGCCGGCTTCAAATCGGTGGAGATCCAGCGCGTCGGCCGTGTGCCGCCTTTGGCCAAGAGCATGATCGCGTTGGCGCGGAAGTGA
- a CDS encoding IS5 family transposase (programmed frameshift) has translation MSMGRFDLTDKEWEAIKPHLPNKVRGVARVDDRRVLNGIFWILRSGARWSDLPERYGPVTTIYNRFQRWRKAGIWDRLMDAIVAAHDGQVQMIDSSIVRVHQHGAGGKKGDRDRCVGRSRGGLTTKIHALVDKKGRPIRLLLGAGQESDIARAQELIGDLPKGAMLLADKGYDANALRQSVNEQGAWANIPPKANRKDPICFSKYLYRQRNLVERFFNKIKHYRRIATRYDKLDDNYLAALKLVSVRIWLKDL, from the exons TTGAGCATGGGTCGCTTCGATCTGACGGACAAGGAATGGGAGGCGATCAAGCCTCACCTTCCCAATAAAGTGCGGGGTGTTGCTCGTGTTGACGATCGGCGTGTGTTGAACGGCATCTTCTGGATTCTGCGCTCGGGAGCGCGCTGGTCGGATCTGCCCGAACGCTACGGTCCGGTGACCACGATCTACAATCGCTTCCAGCGTTGGCGCAAAGCCGGCATCTGGGACCGACTGATGGACGCCATCGTCGCGGCCCATGACGGCCAGGTCCAGATGATCGATAGCTCCATCGTTCGCGTCCACCAGCACGGTGCGG GCGGCAAAAAGGGGGATCGAGATCGATGTGTGGGTCGTTCCCGAGGTGGCCTCACCACCAAGATCCACGCCCTCGTCGACAAAAAAGGCCGCCCCATCCGCCTCCTCCTCGGCGCCGGCCAGGAAAGCGACATCGCCCGGGCGCAAGAGCTGATCGGTGATCTGCCGAAGGGAGCAATGCTTCTGGCCGACAAGGGCTATGATGCCAATGCTCTGCGCCAGAGCGTCAACGAACAGGGAGCCTGGGCCAACATTCCGCCCAAGGCCAATCGCAAAGACCCGATCTGCTTCAGCAAATACCTATATCGCCAGAGAAATCTGGTCGAACGCTTCTTCAACAAGATCAAGCACTATCGGCGCATCGCTACACGATACGACAAGCTCGATGACAACTATCTCGCCGCTCTCAAGCTCGTCTCCGTCCGCATCTGGCTCAAGGATTTATGA
- a CDS encoding DUF1269 domain-containing protein, with amino-acid sequence MSDLVFIAFPTEQKAEEVRDRILALQKEYLIELADAVIAVKDDKGRVKLNQMVNMTAAGALSGAIWGTLVGMIFLAPLVGTALGAASGAIGGSFTDIGIDDTFMKEAAQALSPGNAGLFLLIRKMTTDKVLADLEGVGGTVMRTSFDQAQEQKLRDALAGHAAAAAQQAADGASADPGL; translated from the coding sequence ATGAGCGATCTTGTCTTTATCGCCTTTCCCACCGAGCAGAAGGCGGAGGAGGTCCGCGACCGGATTCTCGCGCTGCAGAAGGAATATCTCATCGAGCTCGCCGATGCGGTCATCGCGGTCAAGGACGACAAGGGGCGGGTGAAGCTCAACCAGATGGTCAACATGACGGCGGCAGGCGCCTTGTCCGGGGCGATCTGGGGCACGCTGGTCGGCATGATCTTCCTGGCGCCGCTGGTCGGCACCGCGCTCGGCGCCGCGTCGGGTGCCATCGGCGGCAGCTTCACCGATATCGGCATCGACGACACCTTCATGAAGGAGGCGGCGCAGGCGCTGTCGCCCGGCAATGCCGGCCTGTTCCTGCTCATCCGCAAGATGACGACCGACAAGGTCCTGGCCGATCTCGAAGGCGTCGGCGGCACGGTGATGCGGACGTCGTTCGACCAGGCGCAGGAGCAGAAATTGCGCGATGCCCTGGCCGGCCATGCCGCCGCGGCGGCGCAGCAGGCCGCGGACGGCGCCTCGGCCGACCCCGGACTCTGA